Proteins encoded by one window of Aspergillus chevalieri M1 DNA, chromosome 6, nearly complete sequence:
- a CDS encoding putative translocon-associated protein, alpha subunit (COG:U;~EggNog:ENOG410PP6Y;~InterPro:IPR005595;~PFAM:PF03896;~SECRETED:SignalP(1-23);~TransMembrane:1 (n4-14c23/24o170-196i);~go_component: GO:0005789 - endoplasmic reticulum membrane [Evidence IEA]) yields MARFGFVSLALLSLQALIGTSFAAEAAENAGEEVEAPKLAVSAQASFPDAEIFGVKLVNGHPTRALISVTNEESSPVTLNFIGGSLSTPGEEQSAIIRNLTTTRYGVEIPAGQKEELSYSFVNEMHPQDLRLTLASIVSDAEGRFFTINAYNGTVSVVEPETSIFDPHILFLYFVLLTCFAGVVYFFYTVWIAPYFPQKRKSGKTDFSKKSSGASKKEETSPVETAGSPVSSATTYNADWIPAHHINRPEARKVKGTARSVKNRV; encoded by the exons ATGGCTCGCTTCGGTTTCGTCTCGTTGGCTCTGCTCTCTCTCCAGGCCTTGATCGGCACCAGCTTCGCGGCA GAGGCTGCCGAGAATGCCGGAGAGGAAGTGGAAGCGCCAAAGCTGGCTGTCTCGGCGCAGGCGTCCTTCCCTGATGCTGAGATCTTCGGCGTTAAGCTCGTCAATGGCCACCCAACTCGGGCGCTTATTTCCGTCACCAATGAGGAATCCTCTCCCGTGACGCTGAACTTCATCGGTGGTAGTTTGTCGACTCCAGGCGAGGAGCAGAGCGCCATCATCCGCAACTTGACCACCACGCGATACGGCGTCGAGATTCCTGCTGGCCAGAAGGAGGAATTGAGCTACAGCTTCGTGAACGAAATGCACCCGCAGGACTTGAGATTGACCTTGGCTTCCATCGTTTCTGATGCTGAGGGACGTTTCTTCACCATCAACGCGTACAATGGAACTGTCAGCGTTGTTGAGCCTGAAACCAGCATCTTCGACCCCCACAT CCTCTTCCTCTACTTCGTCCTCCTTACCTGTTTCGCTGGTGTCGTCTACTTCTTCTACACCGTTTGGATCGCGCCGTACTTCCCGCAGAAGCGCAAGTCCGGAAAGACCGACTTCTCCAAGAAGTCGTCTGGTGCAtccaagaaggaagagacaTCTCCCGTTGAAACCGCCGGTAGTCCCGTTTCCTCTGCCACCACTTACAACGCCGATTGGATTCCGGCTCACCACATTAACCGCCCCGAGGCCCGGAAGGTGAAGGGTACCGCGCGTTCTGTCAAGAACCGTGTCTAA
- a CDS encoding CCCH zinc finger protein (COG:S;~EggNog:ENOG410PNNW;~InterPro:IPR000571;~go_function: GO:0046872 - metal ion binding [Evidence IEA]), with amino-acid sequence MEVSAYFERYQKIVSIEQRKNNLIEELLQRVTDLEDAFSREKLDHEREMRFNRDIQIHEIELMDKLSRVKTIMDREPFVVVLLDGDGMIFKDEFLQQGGQGGRNAASQLSSALQTYVDDNFPGISAPKIMTKIYANVKGLSDICTRGQIINEQSVLDDFVRGFNGSMPLLDLVDIGKGKPYDKIREMLDLYIYNCHCHQILLGCSPEVGYSEKLEDILADRDLIGRVSLIEGITFDKDLESLKPSYRVANFPDIFRTAKITSALAPYKAAVTAKPRPLFTPSPIQHAVPLSRTSTNTTLASNNTPIILPTVSTTSASTPTTDEFQVVRPKASNSLRPKTVERNRYGQRVDRLDFKSIPREDLNRLKKLKLCNFYYLQGECPNENCHHDHTRKLSKNDYFILSAIARMTPCRFGLECDDAECMYGHRCPQSEPGKKDCYWGSSCRFEPETHGIDTTIVKLTKV; translated from the exons ATGGAAGTTTCGGCTTATTTCGAACGCTATCAGAAGATAGTGTCCATAGAACAGAGAAAGAATAATCTTATCGAG GAACTTTTGCAACGCGTGACGGACCTCGAAGATGCCTTCTCAAGAGAAAAACTCGACCATGAGCGGGAAATGCGCTTTAATCGAGACATTCAGATTCACGAAATCGAGTTGATGGATAAGCTATCGAGGGTCAAAACGATTATG GATCGTGAACCTTTTGTAGTCGTGCTCCTCGACGGAGACGGTATGATATTCAAGGACGAATTTCTACAACAAGGAGGGCAGGGCGGACGAAATGCAGCGTCGCAACTTTCATCCGCCTTACAAACTTATGTCGACGACAATTTCCCCGGTATCTCCGCTCCGAAAATAATGACCAAGATATATGCGAATGTGAAGGGATTAAGCGACATCTGTACGCGTGGGCAGATTATAAATGAGCAGTCCGTTCTCGACGATTTTGTTCGCGGCTTCAATGGATCTATGCCACTGTTAGACCTGGTGGATATTGGAAAAGGGAAACCGTACGACAAGATAAGAG AGATGCTCGACTTGTATATTTACAACTGCCACTGCCACCAGATCTTGCTCGGATGCTCACCCGAAGTCGGATATTCTGAGAAATTGGAAGATATACTAGCAGACCGGGATCTTATCGGACGAGTGTCATTGATTGAAGGAATCACATTCGATAAGGATCTGGAATCATTAAAGCCTTCCTATCGGGTTGCTAATTTCCCAGATATCTTCCGAACTGCAAAGATTACCTCTGCTTTGGCACCTTACAAGGCAGCTGTAACCGCAAAGCCTCGTCCCCTGTTCACGCCATCGCCAATTCAACACGCGGttcccctttcaagaacatCCACCAATACAACCCTGGCCAGCAATAACACACCTATCATTTTGCCTACAGTATCTACGACTTCCGCAAGTACGCCTACCACAGACGAGTTCCAGGTTGTGCGTCCAAAGGCGTCCAATTCATTGCGTCCAAAGACAGTGGAACGAAATAGATATGGTCAACGCGTCGATCGGCTTGATTTCAAGAGCATTCCACGAGAAGACCTGAATCGTCTTAAGAAACTGAAACTCTGTAACTTTTACTACCTGCAAGGCGAATGCCCCAACGAGAATTGCCATCATGATCACACGCGCAAGCTGAGCAAGAATGATTATTTCATATTGTCCGCTATTGCTCGCATGACTCCATGTCGCTTCGGACTGGAATGTGACGATGCAGAGTGTATGTACGGGCACCGCTGTCCGCAGAGCGAACCTGGCAAAAAGGACTGTTATTGGGGCTCGAGCTGTCGATTCGAACCGGAAACTCATGGAATTGATACAACTATCGTCAAACTGACCAAGGTTTAA
- the HNT3 gene encoding DNA 5'-adenosine monophosphate hydrolase (COG:S;~EggNog:ENOG410PNGU;~InterPro:IPR011146,IPR026963,IPR032566,IPR036265;~PFAM:PF11969,PF01230,PF16278;~go_function: GO:0003677 - DNA binding [Evidence IEA];~go_function: GO:0003824 - catalytic activity [Evidence IEA];~go_function: GO:0033699 - DNA 5'-adenosine monophosphate hydrolase activity [Evidence IEA];~go_process: GO:0006281 - DNA repair [Evidence IEA]) produces the protein MMSKSPGPEMGKSARTADVTMSRPQKAEKRDAFTELLSPKNKQQKSKTPHTWYDYMQSEKRAPGGPRDALGAYIKDPESFSSNVVIYHNENFVAIHDRYPKSTLHLLLLPRDLSKTRLHPFDAFDNPEFLEKVRMEVKKIRALAATELRRMYGKESAQEKRRYDALDADPPPDELPSGRDWEKEIMCGIHSGPSMNHLHIHVMSVDRYSERMKSKKHYNSFSTPFFVDIADFPLPKNDPRRHFRKLGYLQSDYICWRCGRNFGNKFAELKGHLEKEFNEWKRQ, from the exons ATGATGTCCAAATCACCTGGTCCTGAAATGGGAAAGAGCGCGCGGACTGCGGACGTCACCATGTCGCGACCCCAAAAAGCAGAGAAAAGAGATGCTT TCACAGAACTCCTCTCCCCTAAGAATAAGCAACAGAAGTCCAAGACCCCACACACATGGTACGATTACATGCAGAGCGAGAAACGAGCCCCCGGAGGCCCACGAGATGCACTAGGCGCATATATCAAAGACCCTGAATCCTTCTCCTCGAACGTCGTCATATACCATAATGAGAACTTTGTGGCGATCCATGATCGATACCCCAAATCGACgctccatcttctccttctcccgCGCGATCTCTCCAAAACCCGTCTCCACCCGTTCGATGCCTTTGACAATCCCGAATTCCTAGAAAAAGTCCGGATGGAGGTGAAGAAAATCCGTGCTCTAGCCGCGACTGAGCTAAGGAGGATGTACGGGAAGGAGTCTGCgcaggagaagaggagataTGATGCGCTTGACGCAGATCCTCCGCCGGACGAGTTGCCATCGGGAAGGGATTGGGAGAAGGAGATTATGTGCGGTATACATTCGGGTCCGTCGATGAACCATTTGCATATCCATGTTATGTCCGTGGATCGGTATAGCGAGCGGATGAAGAGTAAGAAGCATTATAATAGCTTCTCTACGCCGTTTTTCGTTGATATTGCTGATTTTCCTCTGCCGAAAAACGATCCAAGGAGGCATTTTAGGAAACTAGGTTACCTACAATCGGACTATATTTGCTGGCGCTGTGGAAGGAACTTTGGCAACAAGTTTGCTGAATTGAAGGGGCATTTGGAGAAAGAATTCAACGAATGGAAACGACAATGA
- a CDS encoding telomere-binding alpha subunit central domain protein (COG:S;~EggNog:ENOG410PWQN;~InterPro:IPR028389,IPR011564,IPR012340,IPR032042;~PFAM:PF02765,PF16686;~go_component: GO:0000784 - nuclear chromosome, telomeric region [Evidence IEA];~go_function: GO:0003677 - DNA binding [Evidence IEA];~go_function: GO:0043047 - single-stranded telomeric DNA binding [Evidence IEA];~go_process: GO:0000723 - telomere maintenance [Evidence IEA]): MVPPGYVDITTALYSRGSVNVIGVVVDVFGDVFKTGGSSVCITFTLKDINLDNGHSWDGLKIKYFNDDRASLPPIKERDVVLLQGLRVRTFNGKTIAVASQHETVPWAIYRQESDARTTASPISGPKPFEPSNLEKKYALALLKRASSVDATGHLRAVEAYRSSQVVQASVSNPKPGGKQFALIKDIVARTYVILVCEVLSISDNDSEKVIIDVTDYTPNDGLSDGGADDGDGREGDSFNYLTRPKRKRNGPLGRMTLRITLWDPHAAFARVNIRPNHFVYLNNVHVKRGRIYDNLEASMHTDRHYPDKICITKVSPSSDERARALLDRRKEYWAKYYSKEDVQEENSEKSAGSKKAKQNKGQKKQEKKKEEGQKPLEISRKIRLNEHIKAMNVSVKCKRLEDILTNKSHEYKTPEGIEYRLPFQNICYRSDIRVVDFFPPNLEDFAVPEEPDNGKLVASDGEELDISSDSRSFIRWEWRFCLLVENSTPPGPGVPNERIRLYVSGPDAECLLGLDPVDLRRKKSSLRELRERLFILWGDLEERKSQAAAEGKTDPQSWGPVSSVPFTCCIKEYGVRCSHGDGEDADHSQLGCKFEGCFGWERRFGMFQTTIHS, from the exons ATGGTACCACCAGGCTACGTGGATATTACCACGGCCCTATACTCCAGAGGCTCCGTGAACGTGATTGGGGTTGTTGTCGATGTCTTTGGCGATGTCTTCAAGACAGGTGGTTCATCCGTGTGTATCACATTTACCCTAAAAGACATAAACCTGGACAACGGGCATTCTTGGGACGGACTGAAAATCAAGTATTTCAATGATGATCGAGCATCATTACCTCCGATCAAGGAGCGCGACGTTGTGCTCTTACAAGGTCTCCGA GTACGGACATTCAACGGGAAGACAATCGCAGTTGCTTCCCAGCATGAGACAGTTCCGTGGGCCATTTACCGGCAAGAGTCGGACGCAAGAACCACCGCGTCACCAATCTCCGGTCCAAAGCCTTTTGAGCCATCTaatttggaaaagaaatatGCACTAGCGCTGCTGAAACGCGCCTCTTCGGTTGATGCCACTGGCCATCTGCGTGCTGTGGAGGCTTATAGGAGCTCTCAAGTGGTTCAAGCTTCTGTGTCCAATCCGAAACCTGGCGGGAAGCAGTTTGCTCTTATCAAGGACATCGTGGCGCGCACATATGTGATCCTCGTTTGCGAAGTTCTCAGCATTAGCGACAATGACAGTGAAAAGGTTATCATCGATGTCACTGATTATACTCCTAATGATGGTTTGTCGGATGGAGGGGCAGATGATGGCGACGGCCGTGAAGGAGACAGCTTTAATTACTTGACACGCCCGAAGAGGAAGCGTAACGGGCCTTTAGGACGTATGACGCTTCGGATAACGCTTTGGGACCCGCATGCTGCCTTCGCTCGCGTAAACATCCGACCAAATCACTTCGTTTACTTAAATAATGTGCACGTTAAGCGGGGTCGTATCTATGATAATTTGGAAGCCAGTATGCATACTGATCGTCATTACCCGGACAAAATCTGTATCACGAAAGTGAGCCCTTCAAGCGACGAACGAGCGCGTGCATTACTAGATCGCAGGAAGGAGTATTGGGCAAAATACTACAGCAAAGAAGATGTCCAGGAAGAAAATTCAGAGAAGTCCGCGGGCTCTAAAAAGGCCAAGCAGAACAAAGGACAGAAAAAgcaggaaaagaaaaaggaggaagGCCAGAAGCCGCTTGAGATTAGCAGGAAGATCCGCTTGAATGAACATA TCAAAGCCATGAATGTTTCTGTCAAATGCAAACGACTGGAGGATATTTTGACAAACAAATCCCACGAATATAAAACCCCCGAGGGCATCGAATACCGTCTTCCATTCCAAAACATTTGCTACCGATCAGATATCCGCGTGGTCGACTTTTTCCCGCCCAACCTGGAAGACTTTGCCGTGCCCGAAGAACCCGATAACGGTAAATTAGTTGCATCTGATGGTGAAGAACTTGATATTTCCAGTGATTCAAGAAGTTTCATTAGGTGGGAATGGCGATTTTGTCTTCTCGTCGAGAATTCCACCCCTCCGGGCCCAGGTGTCCCTAATGAGAGGATACGCCTTTATGTCTCCGGACCAGATGCCGAGTGTCTACTGGGTCTAGATCCCGTCGA TCTACGAAGGAAGAAGTCATCATTGCGTGAACTACGAGAAAGGCTTTTCATCCTATGGGGCGATCTCGAAGAACGTAAATCACAAGCCGCCGCTGAAGGTAAAACTGACCCCCAGAGCTGGGGTCCTGTGTCCTCCGTTCCATTTACGTGCTGTATCAAAGAGTACGGTGTGAGATGCTCGCATGGCGATGGTGAAGATGCAGATCACTCTCAGCTTGGTTGTAAGTTTGAGGGCTGTTTCGGTTGGGAGAGGAGATTTGGAATGTTTCAGACAACAATCCATTCATAG